The sequence below is a genomic window from Wyeomyia smithii strain HCP4-BCI-WySm-NY-G18 chromosome 1, ASM2978416v1, whole genome shotgun sequence.
gaggctcggtatagtagagcagtaagcttgaaacggaaaggtaattacacacaagcactgatatgaatgataatgaagcgtatcacttacttcaatagtgttactgctaataatatgaagtgcggagtacagaaaacacctgggcaatatcacaatagatctaagctctggtcgcagtgatgagtccacacagaaaaaaaaatgggttAACATTAAAACACGTTGGACTTTAGCGGGCAATGTGGGTGAATCATCAAAATTTATTAGCGGAGtcgagaaaattatttttcaaacggAAGTAAACAGTATTTGAATCGAAATGCGAATTTTTTATAGTGTATATAATATACATGTGCTGCAGTTACCAGCAAATCTTGGTAGCACGCGACAGGCGAACGTTTGACAGCGAGCACCGAAAAGTCATCGACGGCCAGCTCATTGCTTTCGTGTCTGTCAAAAGGAAGCGCATCAAGCAAAAGTTCGGTGTAATAAAAGCAGATAACTTTCATTTCTATccagcaaataaaaacaaaattgtggtATATCCTCACCGATTGAGTGTCGCTTTTGGAGCCGAGTAGTATCGTTTAGTTATATTTAGGTTCATTTAAGATGAATAGCCTACTAAAAGCTGTTTTGTTGTTACTGTTCGGTGTGTATCAGTCGCAAGCGATTATGTTTCGACTGCAGCCAAACTTGCAAAAATGTCTCAGAGATGATATGCAGGGGAATCAGATCGTGGCCGGTGAATACGAGGTGACCGGGGCGCCCGGGCAGAAAATCAACTATGTTGTAAGTAGGCAGAGTACGCGGGTTGGCGTTGTAACGTacacaatgatatttaatgcaTTCCCTCAGGTACGGGACAGTAAAGGACACATTATGTCCCAGAAAGAAGACATCAGCAAGGGGAAATTTACGTTCACTTCGGAAATGTACGATACATTTGAGATTTGCTTCATTTCAAACGTTCCCCCAAGTAAGATAAATATGAGCACATGCAAACATTTTGTTCCTGACGTTTCACTGTTTCAGCACATCGCGGTGTGGAGCAGGATGTTTCGTTAGATATCAAGAAGGGTATCGAGACCAAAAGCTATGAAGGTGTAAGTAcctaaaactattttttttctttctcaagACTGGATGGTATCAGGATGCTTATctagttttttctttcttctttcttcctCGATTGGTGTCACCTCTTGGggtttcttgttattttttatcgtaCTTGAACAATCCAACTGATAAACAACTGTCGCATCGTTTTTGTATATACATGCGCTATCAATCAATGTGCCATTTATTTCAGTTTATGAGTGCAGTAAGTTCCGTTTGACGTTGCCATTTCCCGGATTTTTTTTATGCTtgtgttttaaatagtttgtgTATTTATTTGAATATGCGTTGATGATTTCTGTATTTTGGTGTAATTCAAACACAAAATTCAATAATATCTAGATGTGACAGACAAAAAGTGTCCAACAAAGTTGTATAAAATACCAAACAGTTGAAATACTTTattctttttgatcaattttatgAAACATAACTCTAACATTGCTACATTTCCACAGTCACCTCACCAAATGAGAGCAAATTTGCGAATATCACGGTCACTCAGTGATTGTTAACTAGCTCTTGCCAATAAGGTGCCTGTGAAAAACGGGCTCACCAAGTTATAAAAACTACTTTTTTGTTAGCCGCTTGCGTTTgctgttaagttttcttttAACCCACTAACACAACCCGTCAAAATTTGCTGTTTAAATCGCACACACGCACCTTCCTCTACTTCAGATTGGCGAGGCTGCTAAGCTCAAACCCCTGGAAGTGGATCTAAAGCGTTTGGAGGATCTCTCCGATGCGATCGTACAGGACTTTGCGCTGATGCGGAAGCGCGAAGAGGAGATGCGTGATACCAACGGTAAGCAGAGGTTTTTTGTCTAACATTGGAAAACtatattgtgttttttttttgttaattccgTTACAGAGAGTACCAATAGCCGTGTGCTGTTTTTCAGTATCTTCAGCATGTGCTGTCTGCTCGGATTGGCCACGTGGCAGGTGCTGTACCTCAGAAGGTACTTCATCGCCAAAAAGCTCATCTAAGATCGCGGTTGGTGCATCGGCCTGACCGGACGCGAGTCGAATCGTATGAGTATGAACTGGACCTTTGTGTATAAGCTATCGAGAGTGTGAGAATGGTGCGTTTTACCGATCGAAAATACATCGTGAAAGACCACACGCATGGGATTCACAATTTGAACCATCCTTCAATCTGTTAGAATAATTGAACAAACACTCATGAGTCTCACGACTACCAGGTTTTAGCAAAATACGCATTAAGCAGAATACTTCTCAAATTGCGTTTGTATTTAATTGGTTCCGTTTTTCCTGAAGACTGGTGCATGTCCAACAGTGCTATATGCCTCGATATTTCCTTTTTCGAAACaggaatattttttataaaatttcgtTTGGTTACCTAACACCAGGTAGGAAcgaaatacttaaaaaaaaacttcgatacTATCAGTTAGTAagctcaaatattttttttgttttcggttTGCAATAATGAAATATGTTTTATAGGTAATTTAGGTTTCAGCAGAATAGATTTGATACACGCCAACACTCAGCGGTTCTTCTGATTTAGTGCTTTCGAAATGTCCTCGATTTTCTCAGGGTAAAATGTTTCTTATACTTCTTTTGGTTTTCGCTAGAATACAAGAAAAGTTCCTTTTTTCTTGTTATAGTTGTTGTAGTAAGGAATGTACCTAAAATGAATGAACTTAAAATACAGTGTTACGTACCGCGAACTGAAAAATTTAACATCGCTAATTACTAAACGTAAAGCGTCATAGGGCTTGtctcgtcttccacttgatcggaCCACCTTGCTCGCTACGCACCTTGTTACAGTCGGGCCGTTTTCGAGAACCaacagcagctgatgcaacgtcTGATTCATCCGCCTCAgtcatgatccatcttccatctgcactccaccacagacgGTACGCAGTATCTTCCGAAAGAAAACCCCAAAGACGTGCCATAAggcgtctccgtcatcttctcaagGGTTCGTACTACGATGTCTATGTTATCgacgaagccaaagagctgaacagacctcctGAACATCGTatcactcgtgtcgatacccgcCCTTCgcattgcaccttccaaagcgatatTGAAtaacaagcacgataatccatcaccttgccgtaatcCTCGTCGAGAACCGAAGGAACGCCAGAGTGTCcctgaaactcgaactacgTACATCACCCGATTCAACGTCGACTTGACCaatcgtgtcagtttatccggaaaaacCGTAATCGTGTATACTTAATCTGCCGTAGCTGATCACGATCGATTGtatcgtacgccgatttaaagtcGATGAACAAATGGTGCGTGGGCACTTCATATTTACGGCATTTCTATATAACTTGCCTTATCGCGAATACTTGGTCCGCGGTGGCGCGGACACCcctaaatcccgcttggtagtgccccacgaattccctcgcaaacggtgatagtcgacggcacagaatttgagagagtaccttgtaggcggcgttcagcaacgtgatcgCGCGGTAGTTGCAGTAATCCAacttgtcaccttttttgtagatggcgCACACTGTTTCTCCTAATACGGCTAGATAAAAAGATTGATTATTGAGAAGAGATTTGACCATAATACGAAATCATGTTTCAAGCAATCGTGTATCATTCAttggtagggataccatctggtccgagcttaaaatcaggacaccttCAATTTTGGCACAAATTTTTATATTAGATAAACTAGCAAACCGGctctaccaggcgggattcatgggtgcacgcgccaccacggatcagatattcgtgGTTCGGCAAGACATACAGAAATGCTGCGAATagaacgtgcccacacatcattagctcatcgattttaaatcggcgtacgacacaatcgatcgagaccagctatggcaaattatgcacgactacgaaTTTCCAGACAAACTAAGGCGGTTGGTCAATGCGATGATGGATcaagtgatgtgtgtagttcgagtatcgggggcactctcgagtccctttgaaacccgaagaggtttaaggcaagcgtatggtctctcgtgcctactgtataacattgccctggaagatgacaccccgttaagcttACAGACGCggggcatacggacacgaggcatatggacgcgaggccgaatggacgcaaggcagtatgcctcgtatccattatgccttaCATCCATTATGCCTTGCGTCTgcatgcctagcatactatgcctaacatccatatgcctagcgtccatatgcctcgtgtcccgcccaacaaacaattttgttgaattaTAGCTTGTTAAGTTGCTATTCGGTGGATTTTGGCTGTACTGAAGCTTAATAAGCCGTCTAccgccctggaaggtgtcattagaagaccGGGacttaacacgagtggcacgatatttcaaaaatcggtttaactgtttggtttcgccgacgatatcgacattgtggctcggacctttgtgaaggtggcggatacgtacatcggactaaagcccgaagccaaacggattggactggtcgtCAATGCattgaagacgaagtacatgaatgGAAGGGGCTCACGAGAAGAcatgctaacctcccacctcgagttcaagttgatggcgatgaaatcgaggtggtcgatgagtttgtgtatctgggctcactggtaactgcctacaacgataccagcaaaataaattcaacggcgcattacggcaggaaatcgtgcatactttggtctccggaggacgctccgatcgagtataattcgtcgccgcaccaagttagccATCttcaagacgctgatcagaccggtaatcctctacgggcatgagacatggactatgcttgtggaggaccaacgcgcccttgcgttCTTCGAGCGGaaagtgttgcgtaccatcttcggtggaatgcagatggagaaccacgaactgcaggagttGCTTGGGGAACCATCTTTCACCCACACCGCTAaaattggcaggttgcggtgggctgggcatgttgtaaggatgtcggacgacagacCGGTAAAGATggcaccatcagttatacgagtcgaataaAAAAGTATAGTCATCATTGCGCTTTttgaagagatctggcacctctgacatgtgaaacctggTTGCCAAATTGGtggttttttcatcgcttatctctctctctctctctctctctctctctctgagtatctctagttttgATTAATTTGTCAgagataccagatgtgcaggtTTGTCTGCAAAGTGCAAATTTTTAGAGTCgctgtgcagatttttattgattcgcagataattacagtttttccatagtttctgcagattttcgcagacttttgcctgcgcaagcgcaatttattcaaatcacggatagatttttttttagacTTCAAGCAGATTTTGTCGGGTTTTCGAGCAGTACATTTCTCAAAAACACCTGGCATCTCTGTAATATGTAGATATCCGCAGTATTTTCCGAGTCCCTGAAGATTCTGCCGTCTGTGGTGACTACCAGGTTTTGTATACTGCTGTCGCTCCATCTTAAAAACAGGACCAATCGTTCCAAGAGTCATCGTgtgaataacacagtgcaataatttttttgccttggcttctatgcatgattttttatgaagtttaatgcgaaaataaatttccccgagtttgaacatatttcaacttaaggggcaacaatggcgctattttgaatttttgagaaaccggaaatttccgatgttttttcgacgccattttgttttaagaccagatatcaaaattctaagagtttgtccacatactagcatcttcttacccatattttaaaagaaacagatcttaaatcggacaaaaactgagctcaaaacggtgactctacgaaaccggttttggcatggttttagcaCATACAAAAGACATACGTGACaatcaggaagaaatcttccaaaaaaattggtacaaaatgaactactcgaaagtaccaacctctgtaaaaaaaaacctctgtttgagtagtttatggaggttgtatACCTGCGCaaccctgcatttgtctcgttcccactcgaaaaatgcagcattgattttgtaaacaactttttgacagtttcgtaagggattttgttgagggctcgagtagagccgctatgaagaaaattaattcagttcattttcgtcgagcagttcatacaggtgttggtaccgggtgatgtggggcaaagagaaccaaaaaaatcgccagtgttacgtatgtatAAGTatgtggttttagtatatttcacaaagcaacattttaccacatacttagacatacgtaacactcaggaagaactTTTCCAAAAGAGGTtgatacaaaatgaactactcgaaggtaccaacctctgtaaaaaaacctctgtttgagtagtttatggaggttgtgtacctgcgcagccctgcatttgtctcgttcccactcgaaaaatgcagcattgattttgtaaacaactttttgacagtttcttaagggattttgttgagggctcgagtagagccaggatgaagaaaattcattccgttcattttcgtcgagcagttcaaacTGATGTTGGttccgggtgatgtggggcaaagagtaaaatcgccagtgttacgtttgTCTAATATGTGATTATACCGAGTATGCCTGAGCATAAATGGtcatgcgctaatatctaaaattggtagtcaaattatatctaaTATCGAGTAAAAAGTCTCAGggatcgattggtaggtgtctgatctacgtaaaatgtcagcaaaatgtcgattttgtcCCAATTCCCCTAAAATACTTAAattggtttatctcgacgttaaattaacttatttaAAATCTGTTTGATGTAATATCAAGAATGTAAGTGATACTTAAAGATACagtaacaatttgtcttcatataATCCTCCCATGTTTATGAtttgaccggtcctggccaaaCATGCAACTCCCTCCCGCAAAAGGAGGAGGATCatgtaaagacaaattgttattgtatctttgagtatcgcttacactcttgatattacattgaacagatttcaaataagttaatctaacgtcgagagaacctaatttagtattgtaggggaattggggcaaaattgatatgttgctgacattttacgtcgatcagacacctaccaatcgattccagagacttttttactcgatataagacataattttacttaaacttttagatattagcgcatggTAATGATGATGCTCATacatatttgatattattttgctttgtgaaatatactaaaaccataccaaaaccggtttcgttgaatcaccgttttgagctcagtttttgtccgattcaagatctgtttttttaaaaggtgagtaagaagatgctaatatgtggacaaactcttagaattttgatatttggtctcaaaaattgaaaatggcgctattgttgccccttaagttgaaatatgtttaaactcggggaaatttggttttgcatcaaaatacacaaaaaattatgTCTctagctttccacgagcggtaatggcggacagtgcacgcagccctttttgacgttttctgtaggtcagggaattttcaatcgcagtaacggagtagaaaatatcACAACATCGTAACGTAGcgtagcaacttcaacaaacaatgggcgttttgttattttaatttcgtCGTGCGCATGCTCGgatcataataaacaaaactgttcattaaagttgctatgctacgttacaaaatttttatgttttcactccgttactgcgatcagcgttgccattgtgccagataaatctggattttgccagatttctgtttgcgcgccagacaaacagataaacctcagaatctgccagatatttgtaaatgagccagaTATTTTATCCGATATAGCCAAATTTtatccgcgtcgtctcgcaaaaaggtcattactgcgagatgggccgtgcctggccatcactttcaattctgccaggaattttatccaaaaatgagtgaaagatttttgccagactttttattttcgttttgccagatttcagaAGTTTTTCGCACGCTACGCGATCTTTCGCCATTCTCGATTCGTACGAAAGAAAGAGTTCGACACATGCGAAGAACGAAGAATACGAACTAGTGGACTGAAGCTACCTCTTCCTCACGTAACTCTTCGTGTTTGTTGGTTTTCCTTTGTCCGaagtacacacttaaaattttttgccgggtctcggtaatttattgccgagaacggcaccaccacatacataagacatacgtaacactggcgtttttttctggtacattTTGCCCCAttgtactccgtacctcgccctgtcaaactgctcgataaataatgaacaaaatgaaatttctttttctcggacttatcgagccccaaagaaaatcccataaggaactgtcaaaaagttatttacaaaatcaatgcagcatttttcgagtaggaacgagacaaatgcagggctgcgcaggtacactgccttcaaagacaactcaaacagagttttttttacagaggttggtactttcgagtagttcattttgtaccaacttttttgggagatttcttcctgagtgttacgtatgtcttatgtatgtggcaccactgagtgctcggttaaaaaaataatgacagctgtcacattttttcgtgaatctcggtgcacctaactgatatttcggctcgttaatattttgtgccgaaacttcagttgggttgaaccgagattttcgaaaaaatgtgacagctgtcatttttttttctaaccgagcactcagtggtgccgttctcggcaaaaattaccgagacccgacaaaaaaatttaagtgtgtaacACTTTTTTtaggggcttattacgggagtcacttcacggtgaagtgACAACCGGAATGggcacggtgaaagtgattcccatttgatttgcacgcgtcttttttcactgtgagatttttttacttcgttctcaccgtgagaTGACatccgtaattttttttttcttcatctataagaCATCCGTAATAAACCCATAAACTTCCGTTTTCGAATGCATCATGCTCTGAGACTGAGAATGTGAGAGTTATCGAAGGCTAGTAGGCACAACATATCCAGGGTGATATGCACTTGTATACATATGACGATAAGAATTAGAATAAATGTATTTAGATGCAATCGACTTTAAAGGATTTGTACAGGCTACAACTTTTCAAAACACTTATCATTGTTCAGAAACACCAAAAAACTGTAAATGTTGTGAAATCCTCCGTATATTTGACAGTGAGTAAGATTTCCTTAATTTGTCTCACAAAAGGGTCATCACGTCAAATTCTGCATCAAAATTTGCAATTGGATATTGCATACTATAAGTCGGGATGAAATTATGTCAGGTACGCATACATTCAACCGATGACACGTCAATTTCAACAAGCAGTTTTGTCGGGCAACAGTTATACAGTTTATAAATGTTCAGTTTGTACTACAGAATGGGTGAAGTTACAAACAAATACATGAATATTGTGGGGTGATATTCTTTATAACAATTTATAAAGACAAACAATAATCTGCTGAAACCATGGTATTAAACtgaattaattttgtttttattatgaTAAGCTACAGACCCTTTATGTGAAAGTGCATGAAATTTAGATGTACTAATTTAAGTTACATACTATAAGCTATTTGAGACATTCCATTTGGATATAAACTTTTGCTCGTATTTATCACTCTCTAATTTAGAACATCATTCAAGTAAAATAGTTCTTTTAATATCATTTGTGTTCCATGTTATGAATTTATATGGTGTTAAACTTGAAGCATTAGTTTCTTTAAATCTTGAGTATTTTCAGTTTTCCACAATCTTTCGTCGGGAGACAGTTTATCCcaggggctcttgtggctgtcaaacttcatacattttccatctaccactcattgattctgctacccactttttggttggttcgCCCTAAAACAGTTGAAATAGAGTTAACGTCCCATGATTGTTCATTGACTTATACTCGAAAAAATACGTTTATAGTTGTGAAAAATCAAGACTCAACGTTTGTTTTCAAAACAATGTgcattttcaatgaataagatattttgcgtaagcattttaaatgaaatttggACACATGATGAAttcatgattggtaggcaaaattttgacgtTTATACTCCCCTGGTTTATCCACATTTTTGCAGGTTCTATTTGTAACCTGGTGGCAACCCTGCCCactaagagcaagcccaccagtgactaaattgaagtttctaaagctagtttggcaactcccaccataacgcggcaaccgcaccgggcgttgccatgttggtttgggaaataacaATCCTCACCTCGGATAgaagcgagttattaaatttggcaacgcgatagctacgagccgaatcgttgctatttgatgaaatgtcaaactgttgtttttttgtgctcgatagtgaatgttcgtaataatattacgaagatgatgagtgtttcgaatgcggactcaattggtcggcctcggaagacgaagcgtttttgttaaacacgtcgtaggacgcaagtgtcggcgtgaaccactactcaattttatttccgattgagctgaaattttggacag
It includes:
- the LOC129717456 gene encoding transmembrane emp24 domain-containing protein bai → MNSLLKAVLLLLFGVYQSQAIMFRLQPNLQKCLRDDMQGNQIVAGEYEVTGAPGQKINYVVRDSKGHIMSQKEDISKGKFTFTSEMYDTFEICFISNVPPTHRGVEQDVSLDIKKGIETKSYEGIGEAAKLKPLEVDLKRLEDLSDAIVQDFALMRKREEEMRDTNESTNSRVLFFSIFSMCCLLGLATWQVLYLRRYFIAKKLI